A single window of Sphingobacteriales bacterium DNA harbors:
- a CDS encoding spore maturation protein — MVLNYIWIAFFVVGFIVAIIKLLLGDAEIFSTLTTKMFDSTKTGFEIALGLTALMSFWLGIMKIAERSGLIITFSRLLSPFFSMLFPSVPKEHSAYGNMMMNFSANMLGLDNAATPLGLKAMKDLQELNQQKDTASNAMIMFLVLNTAGITLIPTSVMAIRQTMALEQGLVGFNAADIFLPTLIGTFISFLSGMIAVALYQKINLFKLPFLFFVGGFIALITITYMWLKQYPAEEMSKKIALIGSIIIFSIIVLIILSGAIRKINVYEAFIDGAKDGFSTAVQIIPYLIAILVAISVFNAAGCLTFITDGIGFVVRSIGLDDRFVPVLPVGLMKTLSGSGARAFMVDVMTTYGVDSFQGKLASIIQGSTETTFYVLAVYFGSVGIKNTRYAVACGLFADIVGLVGAIIVGYLFFA, encoded by the coding sequence ATGGTGTTGAATTATATTTGGATTGCATTCTTTGTTGTAGGATTTATAGTAGCAATTATCAAACTATTATTAGGTGATGCAGAAATATTTTCTACACTTACTACAAAAATGTTTGATAGTACAAAAACTGGATTTGAAATAGCATTAGGTCTAACAGCATTAATGTCTTTTTGGCTTGGTATTATGAAAATTGCAGAAAGAAGTGGATTGATTATTACATTCTCTAGATTGTTGTCTCCATTTTTTAGTATGCTATTTCCAAGTGTACCCAAAGAGCATTCAGCCTATGGAAATATGATGATGAATTTTTCTGCAAATATGCTTGGCTTAGATAATGCTGCAACACCACTAGGACTAAAAGCCATGAAAGATTTGCAAGAACTTAATCAACAAAAAGATACAGCAAGCAATGCAATGATAATGTTTTTAGTACTAAATACAGCAGGCATTACTTTAATACCAACATCAGTGATGGCAATTAGGCAAACTATGGCTTTAGAACAAGGTTTAGTAGGCTTCAACGCAGCAGATATCTTTTTACCAACTTTGATAGGCACATTTATTTCATTCTTATCAGGTATGATAGCTGTGGCATTATATCAAAAAATAAATTTATTCAAATTGCCATTCTTGTTTTTTGTAGGCGGATTTATAGCATTAATTACTATCACATACATGTGGTTAAAACAATATCCAGCTGAGGAAATGAGTAAAAAAATAGCATTGATAGGTAGTATCATCATTTTTTCAATAATTGTATTGATTATTTTGTCTGGAGCAATACGGAAAATAAATGTCTACGAAGCATTTATAGATGGTGCAAAAGATGGATTTTCTACAGCAGTACAAATAATACCTTATTTAATTGCCATTTTGGTTGCCATTTCTGTGTTTAATGCAGCTGGCTGTCTTACTTTCATTACTGATGGAATTGGATTTGTTGTAAGAAGCATAGGTTTGGATGATAGATTTGTTCCAGTATTGCCAGTTGGCTTAATGAAAACATTGAGTGGAAGTGGCGCACGTGCATTTATGGTAGATGTTATGACTACCTATGGTGTTGATAGTTTTCAAGGTAAATTAGCATCAATTATTCAAGGAAGTACAGAAACTACATTTTATGTATTGGCTGTGTACTTTGGTAGTGTTGGTATAAAAAATACAAGATATGCAGTAGCTTGTGGTTTATTTGCAGATATTGTAGGTTTGGTTGGTGCAATCATCGTTGGATATTTATTCTTTGCCTGA
- a CDS encoding deoxynucleoside kinase produces MYKFITIEGNIGAGKTTLASLLSEEFGGQLILESFNDNPYLSKFYNNPEKYALQLEMSFLIERYQQLTKIFSEPNIFSQFVITDYMIKKCLLFAKVNLTKEEFKLYNNFFNLIYKKLPKPEIIFYLHCDTESLIRNIKKRGREYEQTISKVYLNKIERMYFEYFRQNPENKFVIVDINGVDWISNVFAYEQLKSLFYKEYKIGMNFVKLHNENILELPLD; encoded by the coding sequence ATGTATAAATTTATTACAATAGAAGGTAATATTGGTGCTGGCAAAACCACATTGGCAAGTTTGCTTTCTGAAGAGTTTGGTGGTCAATTAATTTTAGAATCTTTCAATGATAATCCATATTTGAGTAAGTTTTATAATAATCCTGAAAAATATGCATTACAACTTGAGATGTCTTTTTTAATAGAAAGATATCAGCAATTGACTAAAATATTTTCTGAGCCAAATATCTTTTCTCAGTTTGTAATCACAGATTATATGATAAAAAAATGTTTGTTGTTTGCAAAAGTTAATCTAACTAAAGAAGAATTTAAACTTTATAATAATTTTTTTAATCTAATATATAAAAAACTACCTAAGCCAGAAATTATTTTTTATTTGCATTGCGATACTGAATCATTAATAAGAAATATAAAAAAGCGTGGTAGAGAATATGAGCAAACAATCTCTAAAGTATATTTGAATAAAATAGAACGTATGTATTTTGAATACTTTAGACAAAATCCTGAAAATAAATTTGTAATTGTAGATATAAATGGTGTAGATTGGATTAGCAATGTATTTGCCTATGAACAATTGAAATCTTTATTTTATAAAGAATATAAAATAGGCATGAACTTTGTAAAACTACACAACGAAAATATTTTGGAGTTGCCTCTTGATTAG
- the hemF gene encoding oxygen-dependent coproporphyrinogen oxidase has translation MNHLNEIKLYLIDLQNNICSALEKLDGKSKFISDKWDREEGGGGDTRVIADGNIFEKGGVNFSHVYGALPLFLNTETKGATYFHATGVSIVIHTQNPYVPIIHMNVRYFCMLDEEHGNIVDEWFGGGIDVSPAYPNDSDIKYFHQYLKTECDKSDVTFYPSFKAYCDDYFTIKHRKQMRGIGGIFYDHLRPKDAQHRAFLFQFMQNVGNSFVPIYTTLVNNNKDKTYTDVQKEWQYIRRGLYAEFNLVYDRGTHFGLKTNGRIESILMSLPPYATWKYNYQPEVGTEEAAALKYFQPKNWF, from the coding sequence ATGAACCATCTGAATGAAATAAAATTATATTTAATTGATTTACAGAATAACATATGCAGTGCATTAGAAAAATTAGATGGTAAATCAAAATTTATTTCAGATAAATGGGATAGAGAAGAAGGTGGCGGCGGAGATACTCGAGTAATTGCTGATGGTAATATCTTTGAAAAAGGTGGAGTGAATTTTTCACATGTTTATGGTGCATTGCCATTATTTCTAAATACAGAAACAAAAGGTGCAACTTATTTTCACGCAACTGGTGTGTCTATCGTAATACATACACAAAATCCATATGTGCCTATCATACACATGAATGTAAGATACTTTTGTATGTTGGATGAAGAACATGGTAATATTGTAGATGAGTGGTTTGGTGGAGGCATTGACGTGTCGCCAGCATACCCAAATGATAGTGATATAAAATATTTTCATCAATATCTTAAAACTGAATGCGATAAATCAGATGTTACATTCTATCCAAGTTTCAAAGCATACTGCGATGATTATTTTACAATAAAACATAGAAAACAAATGCGTGGCATTGGTGGAATATTTTATGACCATTTAAGACCAAAAGATGCACAACATAGAGCATTTTTATTTCAGTTTATGCAAAATGTAGGCAATAGCTTTGTCCCAATTTATACAACATTAGTCAATAATAATAAAGACAAAACATATACTGATGTACAGAAAGAATGGCAGTATATAAGACGTGGATTGTATGCTGAGTTTAATTTGGTGTACGATAGAGGCACACATTTTGGCTTAAAAACAAATGGAAGAATAGAATCTATTTTGATGAGTTTGCCACCATATGCAACATGGAAATATAACTATCAACCTGAGGTTGGCACAGAAGAAGCAGCGGCACTAAAATATTTTCAACCTAAAAATTGGTTTTAA
- a CDS encoding DEAD/DEAH box helicase, with amino-acid sequence MDGFRALGLSEEVLIALEKKGFEQPTPIQEQTIPLLLNGEKDIVGQAQTGTGKTAAFGLPIIERFDPSSKAVQALVLTPTRELAIQVADEIKAYKGTKRIWISTVYGGAPIGKQMSELEKGARIVVGTPGRVIDLIERKKLKLENLNYVVLDEADEMLNMGFIEDIELILKSCNEDRKMLLFSATMPSRILQLAKRYMGDYDMVQIQKKEITNNNIEQSYFEVPDRDKFAALSRILDVEEDFYGIIFCNTKAETIEISNHLNEKGYSADSLHGDIQQNLREKVVKQFKQNKYGVLVATDVAARGMDVSDLTHVINYGLPQDPESYVHRIGRTGRAGKTGKAMSIIDPTERRKLAFIKSISKADIHKGKLPDAYEMVKIKRTRIKDHVETIIETEHFEEYLSFAKEILGEGDPSTTIAALIKHFVQDELNPKAYKEIKETTKESFSRSAKQNMRLFFAKGKDEGITPKYLLDMLKKDTGVDSRKINDIRILNNFSFFNTNGEDGDIILTVYKKMNNRKPLVAKARDRN; translated from the coding sequence ATGGACGGATTTAGAGCGTTAGGATTATCAGAAGAAGTGTTGATAGCCTTAGAGAAAAAAGGGTTTGAACAACCAACACCTATTCAAGAACAAACAATTCCACTTTTACTGAATGGAGAGAAAGATATTGTTGGTCAAGCACAAACAGGTACAGGAAAAACAGCAGCATTTGGTTTGCCAATTATTGAAAGATTTGACCCAAGTAGTAAAGCAGTACAAGCATTAGTACTTACACCAACAAGAGAATTAGCTATACAAGTTGCAGACGAAATTAAAGCATACAAAGGCACTAAAAGAATTTGGATAAGTACAGTATATGGTGGCGCACCAATTGGAAAACAAATGAGCGAATTAGAAAAAGGAGCACGTATTGTTGTAGGTACACCAGGTAGAGTAATAGACTTGATTGAAAGAAAAAAGCTAAAACTTGAAAACTTAAACTATGTAGTGCTTGATGAAGCAGATGAAATGCTTAACATGGGTTTCATTGAAGATATTGAGCTAATTTTGAAATCGTGTAATGAAGACAGAAAAATGTTATTGTTTTCAGCAACAATGCCATCACGTATTTTGCAATTAGCAAAAAGATACATGGGTGATTACGATATGGTACAAATTCAGAAAAAAGAGATTACAAATAACAATATTGAACAATCTTATTTTGAAGTACCAGATCGTGATAAATTTGCAGCATTATCAAGAATCTTAGATGTAGAAGAAGATTTTTATGGAATAATTTTCTGTAATACAAAAGCAGAAACAATTGAAATTAGCAATCACTTAAATGAAAAAGGATATTCTGCGGATTCTTTGCATGGCGATATTCAACAAAATTTAAGAGAGAAAGTCGTAAAACAATTTAAACAAAATAAATATGGTGTACTTGTTGCCACAGATGTAGCAGCAAGAGGAATGGACGTAAGTGATTTAACACACGTAATCAATTATGGCTTACCACAAGATCCAGAATCTTATGTACACAGAATTGGACGTACTGGGCGTGCTGGAAAAACAGGAAAAGCAATGTCTATCATTGACCCAACTGAAAGAAGAAAATTAGCATTTATAAAAAGCATCAGCAAAGCAGATATTCATAAAGGAAAATTACCTGATGCTTATGAAATGGTAAAAATAAAACGCACCAGAATCAAAGATCATGTGGAAACAATTATAGAAACAGAACACTTTGAAGAATATCTTTCTTTTGCAAAAGAAATATTAGGCGAAGGTGATCCAAGTACTACAATTGCTGCATTAATCAAGCATTTCGTTCAAGATGAATTAAATCCTAAAGCATATAAAGAAATTAAAGAAACAACAAAGGAAAGTTTCTCTAGATCTGCAAAACAAAACATGCGTTTGTTTTTTGCTAAAGGAAAAGACGAAGGCATTACACCAAAATATCTTCTAGATATGCTTAAAAAAGATACTGGCGTAGATAGCAGAAAAATAAACGATATTAGAATACTTAATAATTTCTCATTCTTTAATACAAATGGCGAAGATGGCGACATCATTCTTACTGTATATAAAAAAATGAACAATAGAAAACCACTAGTAGCAAAAGCAAGAGATAGAAACTAA
- a CDS encoding DMT family transporter: MDFWINCGLLAALFTSYNKKYTQHVPALATIWLQLTVGALFLSILLPLYIYYFPESFVFPTTIDIVYLIVLVVLCTILPYILYLIALKNSSAFATNLINNLEPVYGIILAAIFFNENKELSVPFYIGSSIIFLIIFLHPILKRYFA; encoded by the coding sequence TTGGATTTTTGGATTAATTGCGGATTATTAGCAGCGCTTTTTACATCATACAACAAAAAATATACACAGCACGTACCAGCATTAGCTACAATTTGGTTGCAACTGACAGTTGGAGCATTGTTTTTATCTATTTTATTGCCTTTGTATATTTATTATTTTCCAGAAAGTTTTGTTTTTCCTACCACAATAGATATCGTCTATTTAATTGTTCTTGTAGTATTGTGTACCATTTTGCCCTATATTTTATATCTAATTGCACTAAAAAATAGTTCAGCATTTGCAACTAATCTTATAAATAATTTAGAACCAGTATATGGAATTATACTTGCAGCAATATTTTTTAACGAAAACAAGGAACTAAGCGTGCCGTTTTATATAGGTAGTAGTATTATCTTTTTGATAATTTTTCTTCATCCAATCTTAAAAAGGTATTTTGCATAG
- a CDS encoding gliding motility-associated C-terminal domain-containing protein, translating into MRKITLPIILIFGILFLFANSTITLSPATQTICSTGNDSVSFNVNTTAIPNNSQIVFYKNSDSTFNPYSNQGDSIGVININNSSSTNFLANSCPTILGIFIDACNEPPLREQDHEYMIISSGNGFRVSNLGVDLPNSSGTGNGDINLGSCSFATTFRQTYLDSLRTGFCNPSNLIFAGANDSIPGGAIVVVLTGNGTSFPYNFSSFCQLGVPVYIIQNSCFRSSGAFVNNAVANSCNANATASEKYRLTRIVNRGCSDTLIYDRCGLLVYTPANENDGDGNYVIRQKNGSDTASVANGGIQNNASNRCNGVVADSLIQTYKFTYKIPASVCNDTTYIKAVVKPTTTTGQVISNNVNFYYSCVDVSTNSNSRINICSGEQTDISITSTDPNATFTWTTANGTNTSGEAAGSGDLINQTLTLSGNATLDSVTYDITATDKGCTKTIQVKVIITKAPTKPNLGLDTSVCGTFSKVLSAGQAANWTRNGSNVGTNVPTFTATQVGTYIATVTNTCGTVSDTLVITSNNLPTKPNLGNDTSVCGTFSKVLNAGQNATWTLNGNNVGTDVSTISATQIGTYIASVTNTCGTVSDTIIITQKIVPTVDLRADTTICNGATITLDATNSGATYEWNTGAETATINVSTEGTYSVVVTLDGCTATDSKFIDVLDAPSAFNLGNDTAYCGAFSRVLTISTGESATWSTTETGTSITITEAGTYSATVSNQCGEQQSRVTISQKTVPTVDLRADTTICNGASITLDATYPDATYEWNTEAETATIDVSTEGTYSVVVTLDGCTATDSRFIDVLDAPSAFTLGDDTTYCGVFSRVLTTSTGESATWSTGQTGTSITVTEAGTYTATVSNQCGQEQSNVTITQNQLPTVSLGKDTALCTEPIILSIGETEYASVVWSTLETSNSITIEEDGVYFVKVTDGNGCSNTDSINVGINCKNEIWVPNAFTPNGDGMNDIFYVRGNAKNVRIDLLVIYDRWGNKLFETGNIVPDNKTLGWDGTYKGKKQQVEAYGYYIKVSYLNGEKQEIKGNVTLME; encoded by the coding sequence ATGAGAAAAATTACACTTCCTATTATTTTAATTTTTGGTATTTTATTTCTTTTTGCAAATTCAACAATTACACTTAGCCCAGCTACTCAAACAATTTGCTCTACAGGAAATGATTCTGTTAGTTTTAATGTAAATACGACAGCAATTCCAAATAATTCTCAGATTGTTTTTTATAAAAATTCAGATAGCACATTTAATCCTTATTCTAATCAAGGAGATAGTATAGGCGTTATAAATATTAATAACAGTTCTTCAACAAATTTTTTGGCAAATAGTTGTCCAACTATATTAGGCATTTTTATAGATGCATGTAATGAACCACCATTGAGAGAACAAGACCATGAATATATGATTATTTCATCTGGCAATGGATTTAGAGTATCTAATCTAGGTGTAGATTTACCAAATAGTTCAGGAACAGGAAACGGAGATATAAACTTAGGTTCTTGCTCTTTTGCTACAACATTCAGACAAACGTATTTAGACAGTTTGAGAACAGGGTTTTGTAACCCATCAAATTTAATATTTGCTGGAGCAAATGATTCAATTCCAGGTGGCGCAATTGTTGTTGTTCTAACAGGTAATGGAACATCTTTTCCTTACAACTTTAGTTCATTTTGTCAACTAGGTGTTCCTGTTTATATTATTCAGAATAGTTGTTTTAGATCTAGTGGCGCTTTCGTTAATAATGCAGTTGCAAACTCGTGTAATGCAAATGCAACAGCATCAGAAAAATATAGACTAACAAGAATTGTAAATAGAGGTTGTTCAGATACATTAATATATGATAGATGTGGACTACTTGTATATACGCCAGCTAATGAAAATGATGGTGATGGAAATTATGTAATACGTCAAAAAAATGGTTCAGATACAGCATCAGTTGCCAACGGTGGTATACAAAATAACGCATCAAATAGATGTAATGGTGTTGTAGCAGATTCTTTAATACAAACTTATAAATTTACCTATAAAATTCCAGCATCAGTGTGTAATGATACTACATATATAAAAGCAGTAGTAAAACCAACAACAACAACTGGACAAGTAATTTCAAATAATGTGAACTTCTATTATTCATGTGTTGATGTGAGTACAAACTCTAATTCTAGAATTAACATTTGCTCTGGAGAGCAAACAGATATTTCAATTACAAGTACAGATCCAAATGCAACTTTTACATGGACAACTGCAAATGGAACAAACACAAGTGGAGAAGCAGCAGGAAGTGGAGATTTAATCAATCAAACATTAACGTTATCTGGAAATGCAACTTTAGATAGTGTTACATATGATATTACTGCGACAGACAAAGGATGTACAAAAACTATACAGGTTAAAGTAATCATTACAAAAGCACCTACAAAACCAAACTTAGGATTAGATACTTCAGTGTGTGGTACATTTAGCAAAGTTTTAAGTGCAGGACAAGCTGCAAACTGGACAAGAAATGGTTCAAATGTAGGTACTAATGTACCAACATTCACAGCAACACAAGTAGGTACATACATTGCAACAGTAACTAACACATGTGGTACTGTAAGTGATACACTTGTGATAACATCAAATAACTTACCTACAAAACCAAACCTAGGTAATGATACTTCTGTGTGTGGTACATTTAGCAAAGTATTAAATGCAGGACAAAATGCAACTTGGACATTAAATGGAAATAATGTAGGTACAGATGTATCAACAATTTCAGCAACACAAATTGGTACATACATAGCATCAGTTACCAATACTTGTGGTACTGTAAGTGATACAATAATTATTACACAAAAAATTGTTCCAACTGTAGATTTAAGAGCAGATACAACAATATGTAATGGTGCAACTATAACATTAGATGCAACAAACTCTGGAGCAACATATGAGTGGAATACTGGTGCGGAAACAGCAACAATAAACGTATCAACAGAAGGTACATATAGTGTAGTTGTTACTTTAGATGGTTGCACAGCTACTGATAGTAAGTTTATAGATGTTTTAGATGCGCCATCTGCATTCAATTTAGGGAATGATACAGCTTATTGTGGTGCATTTTCTAGAGTATTAACAATAAGTACTGGCGAAAGTGCAACATGGAGTACAACTGAAACAGGTACAAGTATTACAATAACAGAAGCAGGAACATATTCAGCAACTGTAAGTAACCAATGTGGAGAGCAACAAAGTAGAGTTACAATTTCTCAAAAAACAGTTCCAACTGTAGATTTAAGAGCAGATACAACAATATGTAATGGTGCAAGCATAACATTAGATGCAACATATCCAGATGCAACTTATGAATGGAATACAGAAGCTGAAACAGCAACAATAGATGTGTCAACAGAAGGTACATATAGCGTAGTTGTTACTTTAGATGGTTGTACAGCAACTGATAGCAGATTTATAGATGTATTAGATGCACCATCTGCATTTACACTTGGAGATGATACAACATATTGTGGTGTATTTTCTAGAGTATTAACAACAAGTACTGGCGAAAGCGCAACATGGAGTACAGGTCAAACTGGTACAAGTATTACAGTAACAGAAGCAGGAACATACACAGCAACTGTAAGTAATCAATGTGGTCAAGAACAAAGTAACGTTACAATTACACAAAATCAATTACCAACTGTAAGTTTAGGTAAGGATACTGCTTTATGTACAGAGCCAATCATATTAAGTATTGGCGAAACAGAATATGCATCAGTTGTATGGAGTACACTAGAAACAAGCAATAGCATTACTATAGAAGAAGATGGCGTTTATTTTGTTAAAGTAACTGATGGAAATGGCTGTTCAAACACAGATTCTATTAATGTAGGTATAAATTGCAAAAATGAGATTTGGGTGCCTAATGCATTTACACCAAATGGCGATGGCATGAATGATATTTTCTATGTAAGAGGAAATGCTAAAAATGTAAGAATTGACTTACTTGTTATTTATGATAGATGGGGAAATAAATTATTTGAAACAGGTAATATCGTTCCAGATAATAAAACTTTAGGTTGGGACGGAACTTATAAAGGCAAAAAACAACAAGTGGAAGCATATGGATATTACATAAAAGTAAGTTACTTAAATGGCGAAAAACAAGAAATTAAAGGTAATGTTACTTTAATGGAGTAA
- a CDS encoding EamA family transporter — MHIAVLLWGITAILGRLIELREFMLVWYRMSMVAIILLFVPKLYRDLKQVRRKNIAQVGFIGVLVALHWVFFYGSIKFANVSVALCALATTSLFTSFLEPIISKTKFNKLEVSLGLMIIPGIFLINKAIPAGYVLGWIFGLIADY; from the coding sequence ATGCACATTGCTGTTTTGCTTTGGGGCATTACTGCAATCTTAGGTAGATTAATTGAGTTAAGAGAATTTATGTTGGTTTGGTATAGAATGAGTATGGTAGCAATTATTTTATTGTTTGTACCAAAATTATATAGAGATTTAAAACAAGTTCGTAGAAAAAATATAGCTCAAGTAGGATTTATAGGTGTTTTAGTAGCATTGCATTGGGTATTTTTTTATGGTTCAATAAAATTTGCTAATGTATCAGTTGCGCTATGTGCTTTAGCAACTACATCTTTATTTACATCATTCTTAGAGCCAATTATAAGTAAAACTAAATTTAATAAATTAGAAGTTTCTTTAGGTTTGATGATTATACCAGGAATTTTTCTTATTAATAAAGCAATTCCAGCAGGTTATGTACTAGGTTGGATTTTTGGATTAATTGCGGATTATTAG
- a CDS encoding UDP-2,3-diacylglucosamine diphosphatase — translation MQNKKRNIEICIVSDIHLGTHASHAKELNRYLNSIEPNILIINGDWLDIWNFSSGYFPQEHVENIFMVLDFARKGTPVYYITGNHDDSMRNFTGYNFDVLELRDEIVLEIDGKKHWIFHGDKYDLSVGGSARWLAKLGGRYYDNIFRLNRYINNIRMKYGKEQIFISKYIKDKVKSIVKSKVQDFEDVAIEIAIEEKYDYVICGHIHKPQNRIVSNENGSITYLNSGDWIENLTALEYNNGKWDIFYYRHDLEFKDIDRK, via the coding sequence GTGCAAAACAAAAAGAGAAATATTGAAATATGTATCGTTTCTGATATCCATTTGGGTACACATGCATCGCATGCTAAAGAACTGAATAGGTATTTGAATAGTATTGAACCAAATATTTTGATTATTAATGGAGATTGGTTAGATATTTGGAATTTTAGTTCTGGCTATTTTCCTCAAGAGCATGTAGAAAATATTTTTATGGTCTTGGATTTTGCCAGAAAAGGAACGCCAGTATATTACATAACTGGAAATCATGATGATTCTATGCGCAATTTTACTGGCTATAATTTTGATGTTTTAGAACTGAGAGACGAAATTGTATTGGAAATTGATGGGAAAAAACATTGGATATTTCATGGTGATAAATATGATTTGTCTGTTGGTGGTAGTGCACGCTGGTTGGCAAAATTAGGTGGTAGATATTATGATAATATTTTTAGACTGAACAGATATATTAATAATATTAGAATGAAATATGGGAAAGAGCAAATCTTTATTTCAAAATACATTAAAGACAAAGTGAAAAGTATTGTAAAATCTAAGGTGCAAGATTTTGAAGATGTGGCTATTGAAATTGCTATTGAAGAAAAATATGATTACGTAATTTGTGGCCATATACACAAACCACAAAATAGAATTGTAAGTAACGAAAATGGTAGTATTACTTACTTAAATTCAGGTGATTGGATAGAAAATTTAACCGCATTAGAATACAATAATGGCAAATGGGATATTTTTTATTACAGACATGATTTAGAATTTAAAGATATTGATAGAAAATAA
- a CDS encoding DUF962 domain-containing protein, with protein MEKRYQTLKEFYPYYLTEHSDATCRVLHYIGTSLVIGMLIFAIVSPAWWKFALLPILGYGFAWLGHFKFEKNKPATFQYPLYSLSSDFIMLYHFLTGQIDVKLIEAKQIIAQQK; from the coding sequence ATGGAAAAAAGATATCAAACACTTAAAGAATTTTATCCATATTACCTTACTGAGCATTCTGATGCTACTTGTAGAGTGTTGCATTATATTGGCACCAGTTTAGTAATTGGCATGCTAATATTTGCCATTGTAAGTCCAGCTTGGTGGAAATTTGCATTATTACCAATACTTGGCTACGGATTTGCTTGGCTTGGACATTTTAAGTTTGAGAAAAATAAACCTGCAACCTTTCAATATCCACTTTACAGTTTATCGTCAGATTTTATTATGCTATATCATTTTCTTACAGGACAAATCGATGTTAAATTAATAGAAGCGAAACAAATTATTGCTCAACAAAAATAA